From the Streptococcus halotolerans genome, the window TGACGACTTTCCTGACAATGCTGTGTTAAGTTTTATTGAAAGTGGTGCCAGTTCTGCAGCAGAATTGGTGACAGAATTGATTACTTTCCAAAATGCCAAAACAAGTAAACTAAACAAGCTTCAAGCTAGCCTCTTGATGGCTGGTATTATGCTTGATACTAAGAATTTTTCAACTCGAGTCACTAGCCGTACTTTTGATGTGGCCAGCTATCTTAGGACTTTGGGTAGTGATAGTGTTGAGATTCAATCTATCGCGGCAACCGATTTCGAAGAATACCGTCAGGTTAATGAGTTGATTTTAAAGGCAAAACCTTATAAAAAACGTCTCATGATCGCTAGTGGTCCAGAGGATGTTCCTTATAATAATGTTATTGCAAGTAAAGCGGCTGATAGTCTGTTAATGATGGCAGATGTTGAGGCAAGTTTTGTGATTTCTAAGAATCCTAAAGGTCAAACAACTATTTCCGCAAGGAGTCGTAATGATGTCAATGTTCAGCGTATTATGGAACAGCTGGGCGGCGGAGGTCATTTCAACCTTGCTGCGTGTCAATGCGATGATATTGCTGTTATTGATTTAGAAGCGCAATTACTAGATATTATTGATCAAGAAGTAGAAGAGGAGTAGGTAATGAAAGTTATTTTTTTACAAGATGTCAAAGGAAAAGGTAAAAAAGGAGAAGTTAAAGAAGTACCAACAGGATACGCTCAAAACTTCTTATTAAAGAAAAATTTGGCTAAGGAAGCAACCAATCAAGCTATTGGTGAACTTAAAGGAAAACAAAAGTCGGAAGAAAAGCACCAAGCTGAGATTTTAGCAGAAGCAAAAGCAACCAAAGTTGAGCTTGAAAAAGAAGAAACGCGTGTGCAATTTACGGAAAAAGTTGGCCCAGACGGTCGTACTTTTGGCTCTATTACTGCTAAAAAAATTGCTGAAGAATTGCAAAAGCAATTTGATATTAAAGTGGATAAACGTCATATTGAATTAGCCCACCCTATTCGGGCTATTGGTTTGATTGAAGTACCCGTTAAACTACACAAAGAAGTAACTGCTGACATCAAGTTAGCAGTTAAAGAAGCTTAATCAGTCATAAAGAGTTACATAAAATCGACAAGGAGGTGAGGAGATGGCGGAGACACAAGAATTACGTCTACAGCCACAAGATTTGGTAGCCGAGCAGTCTGTTTTAGGATCAATCTTTATCTCACCAGACAAGTTGATAACGGTTCGCGAATTTATCGAAGCAGATGACTTTTATAAGTATGCT encodes:
- the rplI gene encoding 50S ribosomal protein L9, with product MKVIFLQDVKGKGKKGEVKEVPTGYAQNFLLKKNLAKEATNQAIGELKGKQKSEEKHQAEILAEAKATKVELEKEETRVQFTEKVGPDGRTFGSITAKKIAEELQKQFDIKVDKRHIELAHPIRAIGLIEVPVKLHKEVTADIKLAVKEA